In Spirochaeta thermophila DSM 6578, the DNA window CGCCTATCAGACCCTCAGCGATCCCCGGAAGAGGGAAGACTATGACCGGTGCATCCTCACCTGCCATCCTCGGGAAAAGAGGTATCGTTTCGATTACCGGGAGTTCCTCAGAGAGAGGGTGGACGATCTCCACAGTCAGGCCAAGCTGATCTTCTTCGATCTCCTCCACGACAGGGAGGAGGAGGCGATATCCCTGTACGAACGGCTTCGGCAAGAAGGGGACTTCCGGCTGGAGGAGTATCTGGATCGCGAGGATGCCATGGATTGTCTCTTCCTGGTGGCCGAGGCCTATGAGAAGAGGGGTGAGCTCGAGGAGGCGGTTGTCCATCTCCTCGCGGTGAGCTCCATGGAGAAGGAGAAGCCGTATTTCAGGCACTTCTTCGAGGAGGTGCTCGCGAAGCTCAGGCACTTTCTCGGATGGGCGGGCGGTTCCGAGATTGAGATGGAACGGCGGATGCGATATATTGTGGAGTTGATCGGTCTCGGGATACTGGGCCCGAGGGATGAGGCCTATTTCTATAAGCGGCTTTCCGAGCTTTCGCTCAGGAGAGGGGACAGGACGCAGGCGAGATTCTATCTTCAGAGAGCACTGGTGCGGAACGGCGGACGTGCGGATGCCTCTCGCCTCTATCAGAAGATTTTACAGGAGGAAAGCGTATGAGACTCTGGAAGATCGTACTGGGTGTGGTGGTGATGGGACTCTTTCCCGCGTTCGGACAGATCATAGATGCGCCCGTCGCACGGGTGAAACTCACCAAACTCGAGGTGATCACGCAGCGTCAATTCAAGGCCGACGTGGAACTCCTCGAGAAACAGCTGGGACGACAGCTTTCCCTGGAGGAGCGGAAACAGCTCCTGGATGCCCGGATCGGTGAGATCCTCATCTATCAGGCCGCGGAAAAGGAATATCTCTCGGTGACCCAGGAGGAACTCTCCCAGGCGATCGCGCAGTACAAGCAAAGTGTGGCTCCCAATGTCTCGGATCAAGAATTCCGAAGACTGATCGAGTCCCAGGGAGGGATGACATGGGAGCAATTCCAGGAGCAGATGAAGAAGCGGCTCATCGCCGAGAAGTACCTCTACCAGAAGAAGGGGCAGGAGATTCAGAACGTACCCGCTCCTTCCGAGGAAGAGATACGAAGGGTGTATAACGAGAACATAAGCAATTTCACGGCCCCGGAGATGGTGCGGTATTCACATATCTTCATCGACACCCGTGGTCTCTCCGATGAGGAGAAGAAGAAGGCGTACAACCGCGTCCTTCAGGTGAAGAAAGAGGTGGATGGAAGCCTCGAGAAGTTTCGGGAAGCGGTGGAGAAATACAGCGACGATCAGGCCTCCCGCTATCAGGGAGGTGATGTGGGATACCTCCTGCGAACGGATAAGCAGCGTGAATCCTTTCTCGGAAAAGAGTTCTTTTCCAAAATCTTTTCCCTCCCCCTCAACAAGGTGAGCGATGTACTCGCCTCCAATGTGGGATACCACATTGTGGTGGTCACCGAGCACCACGAACCGAGGCTTCTCGGTCTCGACGACAGACTCCTCCCGAACAGCAAGCAGACCGTCAGGGATCAGATCACCGCGCTCCTCGTCGGTCAGAAGCGGCAGGAGGCATACCAGAAAGCGCTTCAGAAGCTCATAGAAGAGCTCAGGTCACAGGCCGATGTCTCGATCTATGAGAAGAACCTTTCCTGGTAGGTGGTATGGGCCTCAGGAGAAAGGCGAGGATACTCGCATTCCAGGCGCTCTTTGCGAGTGATGGTGGGGGAGGGGACGGACTGGAGGTCTTCTCCTTCCCATGGGCGGATGGGGAGATTCCGGAGGAGGTGAGGACCTTTGCCCAGCTCCTGCTGAGGGGAACGCTCGAACACCTTCCGGAGGTGGACGATCTCATCAAGAAGCACCTCGAGCACTGGGATTTCGGGAGGATCGCGCGGACCGATCGCGCCATCCTCAGGATGAGTGTCTACGCCCTCCTCTACCAGAAGGAGATACCCGCCCGAGTGATCATCGACGAGGCCGTGGAGATCGCGAAGCAGTTCGGTACGCAGGATTCCTATCGCTTTGTCAACGGTGTCCTCGATGCGATCCGGAAGACACTGGGGAGGACATGAAGAGGATACGTTGGGTCGGAGCCCTGGCACTCCTCCTCGTGGTGCTCTCGGGACTCTCCCTCGCGGTCTTCTTCGTGTGGAGAGACGTGACCTCATGGCAGGACGAGCGGTCGTTCCAGGACCTGCTCGATCGTGTGGATGAGATGCTCTCCTCGGGGAAAACCGTGGCCGCCGCGACGATCCTCGCGAACATGGACAGGGATCTCCCCCGGACGTCGGCCGGATGGCTCCGCGTGCTCAAGCGGGCCTACCTCGTGGAGGAGATGGGTGGAGACTACTCGGTACTCCTGGAGCTGGGCCGGGAAGCGGGTAGCAAATATCCAGGGCAGGCCCGGATATGGCTCCTCCTCATCCACGCCCTGCTCTCGGCGGGGCGGCCGGAGGAGGCCATGGAAGTGGCCTGGCGCCACCTGCCGCCCTCCGACTACCGGTATGTCTTTCAGTCTCTCTGGCACGCTCTCCTGG includes these proteins:
- a CDS encoding J domain-containing protein, which gives rise to MSGTYYEILGVPRDAGLPEIKRAFRRKAKEMHPDLHENASEQDLARMRELLLAYQTLSDPRKREDYDRCILTCHPREKRYRFDYREFLRERVDDLHSQAKLIFFDLLHDREEEAISLYERLRQEGDFRLEEYLDREDAMDCLFLVAEAYEKRGELEEAVVHLLAVSSMEKEKPYFRHFFEEVLAKLRHFLGWAGGSEIEMERRMRYIVELIGLGILGPRDEAYFYKRLSELSLRRGDRTQARFYLQRALVRNGGRADASRLYQKILQEESV
- a CDS encoding peptidylprolyl isomerase, producing MRLWKIVLGVVVMGLFPAFGQIIDAPVARVKLTKLEVITQRQFKADVELLEKQLGRQLSLEERKQLLDARIGEILIYQAAEKEYLSVTQEELSQAIAQYKQSVAPNVSDQEFRRLIESQGGMTWEQFQEQMKKRLIAEKYLYQKKGQEIQNVPAPSEEEIRRVYNENISNFTAPEMVRYSHIFIDTRGLSDEEKKKAYNRVLQVKKEVDGSLEKFREAVEKYSDDQASRYQGGDVGYLLRTDKQRESFLGKEFFSKIFSLPLNKVSDVLASNVGYHIVVVTEHHEPRLLGLDDRLLPNSKQTVRDQITALLVGQKRQEAYQKALQKLIEELRSQADVSIYEKNLSW
- the nusB gene encoding transcription antitermination factor NusB, translating into MGLRRKARILAFQALFASDGGGGDGLEVFSFPWADGEIPEEVRTFAQLLLRGTLEHLPEVDDLIKKHLEHWDFGRIARTDRAILRMSVYALLYQKEIPARVIIDEAVEIAKQFGTQDSYRFVNGVLDAIRKTLGRT